One Bos taurus isolate L1 Dominette 01449 registration number 42190680 breed Hereford chromosome 14, ARS-UCD2.0, whole genome shotgun sequence genomic region harbors:
- the TP53INP1 gene encoding tumor protein p53-inducible nuclear protein 1, with product MFQRLNKMFVGEVNTSSNQEPEFSEKEDDEWILVDFIDTCTGFSAAEDEEEEDISEESPPERPSVFSCLPASLECLADTSDSCFLQFESCPMEESWFITPPPCFTAGGLTTIKVETSPMENLLIEHPSMSVYAVHEPCPSLSEAHCGTEEFHNPGSPRVEAENEMGQHIHCYVAALAAHTAFLEQPKSFRPSQWIKEHSERQSLNRNSLRRQNLTRDCHSRQVKHSGWAVHQPCPRQYNY from the exons ATGTTCCAGAGATTGAATAAAATGTTTGTGGGTGAAGTCAATACTTCTTCAAACCAAGAACCAGAATTTAGTGAGAAAGAAGATGATGAGTGGATTCTTGTTGACTTCATAG ACACTTGCACGGGTTTctcagcagcagaggatgaagaggaagaagacaTCAGTGAAGAGTCACCTCCCGAGCGCCCTTCAGTCTTTTCCTGTCTCCCTGCATCTCTCGAGTGCTTGGCTGACACGAGTGACTCCTGCTTCCTCCAGTTTGAGTCCTGTCCAATGGAGGAGAGCTGGTTTATCACCCCTCCCCCATGTTTTACTGCAGGTGGATTAACCACTATCAAGGTGGAGACCAGTCCTATGGAAAACCTTCTCATTGAACACCCCAGCATGTCCGTCTATGCTGTGCATGAGCCCTGCCCCAGCCTCAGCGAGGCCCACTGTGGGACTGAGGAATTTCATAACCCAGGCAGTCCCAG agTGGAAGCCGAGAATGAAATGGGGCAGCACATTCATTGCTATGTTGCAGCTCTCGCTGCTCATACAGCTTTTCTGGAACAACCCAAGAGCTTTCGCCCTTCCCAGTGGATTAAAGAACACAGTGAAAGACAGTCTCTGAACAGAAATAGCCTTCGTCGCCAAAATCTTACCAGAGATTGCCACTCTCGGCAAGTCAAGCACAGCGGCTGGGCTGTCCATCAGCCCTGCCCACGTCAGTACAATTACTAA
- the TP53INP1 gene encoding tumor protein p53-inducible nuclear protein 1 isoform X2 codes for MFQRLNKMFVGEVNTSSNQEPEFSEKEDDEWILVDFIDTCTGFSAAEDEEEEDISEESPPERPSVFSCLPASLECLADTSDSCFLQFESCPMEESWFITPPPCFTAGGLTTIKVETSPMENLLIEHPSMSVYAVHEPCPSLSEAHCGTEEFHNPGSPRARKSCL; via the exons ATGTTCCAGAGATTGAATAAAATGTTTGTGGGTGAAGTCAATACTTCTTCAAACCAAGAACCAGAATTTAGTGAGAAAGAAGATGATGAGTGGATTCTTGTTGACTTCATAG ACACTTGCACGGGTTTctcagcagcagaggatgaagaggaagaagacaTCAGTGAAGAGTCACCTCCCGAGCGCCCTTCAGTCTTTTCCTGTCTCCCTGCATCTCTCGAGTGCTTGGCTGACACGAGTGACTCCTGCTTCCTCCAGTTTGAGTCCTGTCCAATGGAGGAGAGCTGGTTTATCACCCCTCCCCCATGTTTTACTGCAGGTGGATTAACCACTATCAAGGTGGAGACCAGTCCTATGGAAAACCTTCTCATTGAACACCCCAGCATGTCCGTCTATGCTGTGCATGAGCCCTGCCCCAGCCTCAGCGAGGCCCACTGTGGGACTGAGGAATTTCATAACCCAGGCAGTCCCAG GGCCAGGAAAAGCTGCTTATAA